A genomic window from Triticum urartu cultivar G1812 chromosome 7, Tu2.1, whole genome shotgun sequence includes:
- the LOC125524469 gene encoding 40S ribosomal protein S10-1-like, with product MIISKKNRREICKYLFQEGVLYAKKDYNLAKHPQIDALNLEVIKLMQSFKSKEYVRETFSWQHYYWYLANDDIEFLRTFLNLSSEIVPNTLKKSAKPPSRPFGSGPPDDRPR from the exons ATG ATCATCTCCAAGAAGAACCGCCGCGAGATCTGCAAGTACCTCTTCCAGG AGGGAGTCTTGTACGCCAAGAAGGACTACAACCTGGCCAAGCACCCCCAGATCGATGCCTTGAACCTCGAGGTCATCAAGCTCATGCAGAGCTTCAAGTCCAAGGAGTACGTCAGGGAGACCTTCTCGTGGCAGCACTACTACTGGTACCTGGCCAACGACGACATTGAGTTCCTCCGCACCTTCCTCAACCTGTCGTCTGAGATCGTGCCCAACACCCTCAAGAAGTCCGCCAAGCCCCCGTCCCGCCCCTTC